From a single Miscanthus floridulus cultivar M001 chromosome 8, ASM1932011v1, whole genome shotgun sequence genomic region:
- the LOC136475365 gene encoding uncharacterized protein: MAPPEGTKLILCHIYFFVGTHGRVDRDGPFRLCVQFSEFTAKLDDGCSVDVPWKSDEWVVDCRSYNLEMLKNDLKARVNWGSSQQPVVHGFDMSGGERKLLNDTDLFRAFSERMGDSKLFLFVDVEDKPTEVVTEVAASNVGHDNVIGPIDSNKEAFVSHAIDWDSMEIIPLGQDQIGAALPVMDEDAMYEFVGLRAEDERAEQSRMAATINLDDMDLQDTDMLVHDRVPGEDSALYDREDPPMEAGTIYASMNEFRAAVKQHAINGKFQLGTEKSCKDLFRGYCKAEGCPWSIVARLMPDKIQVRVTLNKEQHFCPSTARLKTKMASYHWVAEKAIPILMKHPTMGAKKLQEELEDKYDITIGYGTVHMGFVIAGEKIHGTWEESFGYLFNFKAEIELRMPGSIVEIDVVNKEEGVFFHRFFCCLKPSIDGFLNGCRPFLSIDSTALNGRWSGHLPSATALDGHNWMFPVAFGFFDGESTDNWTWFMQQLQKAIGNPPHLAISSDACKGLENAVKNVYPWAEHRECFVHLMKNFSKRFQGPAFGRMYPAARTFQPEYHEYLMNKMYAVNKNVEPWLKANHKLKWMRSKFSKAIKCDHITNNVAEVWNNWVKDIKDLPIAELADTLRSKFMELYARRRRIGEKFEGHVMLPIVVRQLYAMSRQLGHLKIKEGGRDEAEVTEVTDSHKIIRHVVNIQNHTCTCREWQVSGKPCAHALLLITTHRNPKMEDYLDPYYSVYHFRLAYGGVIKPLPDKSQWVRVNPGFKVLPPLTKRDPGRQKKLRTPSCLENKGNKPRGKGMWQVQCKQCLGHGHRSTSPKCPLNGTKKRKSRAKKGKAGRPLGCSKGDASPSSSKRQKVQVQENSGNNSPGLVEVPEGTSQISTSPGAVTRSQMQITLAGFGGTNQISTSPRTVTKSQAGEGASNAITTPRRRLGLKKKLTPKKAKKIDV, from the exons ATGGCTCCTCCAGA GGGCACAAAATTGATTTTGTGTCACATTTATTTTTTTGTTGGTACACATGGTAGAGTCGATCGGGATGGCCCATTTAGGTTGTGTGTTCAGTTTTCTGAGTTCACTGCTAAGCTCGATGATGGTTGCTCTGTGGATGTGCCATGGAAATCTGATGAATGGGTTGTGGATTGCCGATCTTATAATTTGGAGATGCTAAAAAATGACTTGAAAGCTAGGGTCAATTGGGGAAGCAGCCAGCAGCCTGTAGTACATGGGTTTGACATGAGTGGTGGAGAAAGGAAGTTGCTGAATGACACAGATCTGTTCCGTGCATTTTCTGAAAGGATGGGTGACAGTAAGCTGTTCTTGTTTGTTGATGTTGAGGACAAACCTACAGAAGTTGTAACAGAGGTAGCAGCAAGCAATGTGGGGCATGATAATGTCATTGGACCAATAGATTCAAATAAGGAGGCATTTGTTTCTCATGCAATCGACTGGGACAGTATGGAGATTATTCCTCTTGGACAAGATCAAATTGGTGCCGCACTTCCTGTGATGGATGAAGATGCGATGTATGAGTTTGTTGGCCTCAGGGCAGAGGATGAGAGGGCTGAGCAATCTAGGATGGCGGCCACAATTAATCTTGACGATATGGACCTACAAGATACCGACATGTTGGTTCATGATCGTGTACCCGGTGAGGATTCTGCTTTATATGACAGAGAAGACCCTCCAATGGAAGCTGGAACCATATATGCTAGTATGAATGAATTCAGGGCTGCAGTAAAGCAGCATGCTATAAAtgggaaatttcaacttggaACTGAGAAATCTTGCAAAGATTTGTTCAGAGGGTACTGCAAAGCTGAGGGTTGTCCATGGTCTATTGTAGCAAGGTTGATGCCTGATAAAATCCAAGTCAGGG TTACATTGAATAAGGAACAGCATTTTTGTCCATCTACTGCGAGACTGAAGACCAAGATGGCATCATACCATTGGGTAGCAGAGAAGGCAATCCCCATACTAATGAAGCATCCAACCATGGGTGCAAAAAAATTGCAAGAAGAGCTGGAGGACAAATATGATATCACAATTGGGTATGGTACTGTGCATATGGGTTTTGTTATAGCTGGAGAAAAAATTCATGGGACATGGGAAGAAAGTTTTGGTTATTTGTTCAACTTCAAGGCAGAGATTGAGCTCAGGATGCCAGGAAGTATTGTGGAGATAGATGTCGTGAATAAGGAGGAAGGTGTATTTTTCCACAGATTCTTTTGTTGTTTGAAACCAAGCATTGATGGTTTCCTAAATGGTTGTCGGCCATTTTTAAGTATTGACTCCACAGCTCTCAATGGTAGATGGAGTGGCCACTTACCATCAGCTACAGCACTTGATGGGCACAACTGGATGTTTCCAGTTGCATTTGGGTTTTTTGATGGTGAGAGTACTGATAATTGGACTTGGTTTATGCAGCAGCTGCAAAAGGCAATTGGGAATCCACCGCACCTAGCTATAAGTTCAGATGCTTGCAAGGGTCTAGAGAATGCAGTGAAGAATGTATACCCTTGGGCAGAGCATAGAGAATGTTTTgtccatctcatgaagaatttcaGTAAGAGGTTTCAAGGACCTGCATTTGGGAGAATGTATCCTGCAGCAAGGACTTTCCAACCAGAATACCATGAGTACTTGATGAACAAGATGTATGCTGTAAATAAAAATGTTGAGCCATGGTTGAAAGCCAATCACAAGTTGAAGTGGATGAGGAGCAAATTTTCAAAGGCAATAAAGTGTGATCATATCACTAATAATGTGGCTGAGGTTTGGAACAATTGGGTGAAGGACATCAAGGACCTTCCCATAGCTGAACTTGCTGACACTCTTAGGTCAAAGTTCATGGAGCTTTATGCAAGAAGGAGGAGAATTGGTGAGAAATTTGAAGGACATGTAATGCTGCCAATAGTTGTTCGCCAACTATATGCAATGAGTCGGCAGTTGGGtcacttgaaaataaaagaaGGTGGACGGGATGAAGCAGAGGTGACAGAGGTCACAGATTCCCATAAGATCATAAGACATGTGGTTAATATTCAGAATCACACATGTACCTGTAGGGAGTGGCAAGTCTCAGGGAAACCTTGTGCACATGCTTTGCTTCTAATCACCACACATAGAAATCCTAAGATGGAAGATTACCTTGATCCATACTACTCCGTGTACCATTTTAGACTAGCCTATGGTGGTGTGATCAAACCACTACCTGATAAGTCCCAATGGGTACGTGTGAATCCTGGATTCAAAGTGTTGCCACCACTCACAAAGAGGGATCCTGGAAGACAAAAGAAACTGAGAACCCCTAGCTGCCTTGAGAACAAGGGAAATAAGCCCAGAGGCAAAGGCATGTGGCAGGTGCAGTGTAAACAATGCTTAGGTCATGGCCATAGATCAACATCCCCTAAGTGCCCTCTCAATGGAACAAAGAAGAG GAAGAGTCGGGCCAAGAAAGGAAAGGCAGGTAGGCCTCTTGGTTGTAGCAAAGGTGATGCATCTCCTAGTTCATCCAAAAGGCAGAAGGTTCAAGTGCAAGAAAATTCAGGGAATAATAGTCCTGGACTTGTGGAAGTACCAGAAGGCACAAGTCAAATTAGCACTAGTCCCGGGGCTGTTACAAGAAG CCAAATGCAAATAACATTGGCTGGATTTGGAGGGACAAATCAGATTAGTACAAGCCCTAGAACAGTGACAAAAAG TCAAGCTGGAGAAGGAGCAAGTAATGCTATAACCACTCCAAGGAGGAGGCTAGGTCTGAAGAAAAAACTCACTCCAAAGAAGGCAAAGAAGATCGATGTTTGA